The Aedes albopictus strain Foshan chromosome 2, AalbF5, whole genome shotgun sequence region catgtaaacttccattatatgtcatgtaattcagcatgactctgagtgtttacatgatatatgtataacacaaatttacataatatatcatgtaaaccatcataacaataaatttacatgactaaaatgaagtttacatgacgtgtaaatctcattatttttatctgtgcattttatagttttgtaatatttattttataatatcgaatagatgtgaaaacatcgatttaatgcattcgattaaatcaaagaatcgattctgctgatcggattcgaaccgattcaCAAAattcgatgtctcagccagaatTTCCCAATGCTACAGCGTACGCAAACTCGCCAGCAGAAAACTCGCCCTGCCATACACCTCTCCCCGCGTGCACTTACTGCTTATATGCTACTAAACACCTTCCATTATATTTACCTtgatcagaacaatctcaccaaaaaCCATTCCAAATCGAAAGCAAATTTAAATCTGCACTCAATTGGTTGTGTCCTAGGAATAATGCTGGCAAATGTGTACGTGATTCAATGCAGACAATTCTAAATATCTCTTCACTATGCAATGAAAGCCATGCGTTTTATAGTATGCAAAATATTTATTGTCGTTatttataaaataattatttAGATTTTCCCTAACATCTATCTTACAAACATTGTTTCTAATATGTAATAATTCTTATAAGTATTTAAGTGTATTTGTTCTGAGTTTATGCTACATTGTCTACTGTCTCTGGTACTGTCTTGTCATTCAATTATATTTCTTCGCTATGCAGTGAGAGCCATGCGTTTTACAGTATTCAAAGTATGTATGGTCATTATTTATAGAATTTAAATTTTGGTTTTCCCTAACAACTATCTTACCTACACTGTTTCTAATATGTAATGGTTCTTAGAAGTATTTAAGTGTATTTGTTTTGAGTTTGGTACTCTCTTGTCACTCAATTTTATCTATTCGCTATGCAGTGAGAGCCATGCGTTTTACAACATTCTAAGTATGTATTATCAttatttataaaatttcaattttgatATTCCCTAACAACTACCTTACATACACTATTGCTAATATGTAATGATTCTTACAAGTAGTTAAATGTGTTTCTTCTGAGTTTATGTTACATGTACACTGTCTACTGTCTGTGGTACTCTCTTGTCACTCAATTCTATCTATTCGCTATGCAGTGAGAGCCATGCGTTTTACAGTATTCAACGTATGTATGGTCATTTTGTATAgaatttaaattttgattttccctAACCTACAAGTATTTAAGTGTATTTGTTCAGAGTTTATGCTACATGTACATTGTTTACCGTCTCTGGTGTACTCTCTTGTCACTTAATTCTATCTATTCACTATGAAGTGAGAGCCAGCCGTTTAACAGTACTTAAAGCATGTATTGTCATTATTTGTGGATTTTAAATTTAGATTTTCCCTAGCAACTATCTTACGTTTGAATATGTAATGATTCTTACAAATATTTAGGTTCAAAGTTTGTGCTAAATTTACGTTGTCTACTATCAGTGTTGCTATCTATTGTTTACTACTTCTGTCACTCCACGAATGACACGTGTTTTTCTTTGGCGGGATTACTTGTTCCTTCGTTTGGTTCTGCGTGTGTCTTTGCGGCTGTTTGCCTCACGGTTTGGCGATCACCGTTGGACTCTAACAAAACATAGAACATTTTATATTCATTCTTACTGAGTTATGAAGTAGTCGCACCTGTAGCTGGCGAAAATGGACGCACTGTTGGTTCTACAGCAGTCGATGCGGCTGTTTGCCTCGCGTGTGTACGACCAACGCTACTCATTGATAAACTACGACCGCCGCCGAACACTTCTAAAAGAGTAGAAGCATAGAAAGGAATATTAGTGTTTTATATTTATTCTACTAAGTTATCAAGTAGCTGCACCTGAAGCTGGTGAGTAAAAAGCTACGTAAGGCTCCGCGGGAGTCGTTGCGGCTGTTTGCCTCACGGTTTGGCGATCTCCATAGGATTCTAACGAAAAATAGAACATTTTATATCCATTCTTACTGTGTTCTGTTCCGaacgtttattttttttgtattgtttttttttttgaccatttttttgttttgtattacCCACTCTGTATGTTAATCCCTAAAGAACCATCTTTCCCTTCATTCCCCTTCCTATCTGCCcacattctttattacaccaacgagtctaacctcaaaatgactgacaagtctcaggtcattttgacagatgtaacatgagcatgaaaaggatggcaacaagatcgataaagtagaatatatgatccgtctttttcgtgcatgtgtgtggtctgtcaaaatgacctgagaagtgtcaaacattttcatggctagctttgttggtgtaatgaagaattgtgcACCGCACTAGTCTGTCCGTGTGTGCAGTCAAACCGGTATTCacaatactccattgcacggtgacgtcatcaagaaatcgctctctttctctcctacggaattagaaaacaacaggaccaacacctgtcgaatttgacaggtactggtcctgttgttttcaaattctctgaaagagcgaaagagataaaatttcgccgtgaggtggtttATCGATTATCACTGGTGGGGTCGAGTTGTGGAGCAGTCTGGAAGAACAGCGCTAATGCTCGGGATTTGCTCGGTTGAGCGGTGGActgtattgtcagatttcttgaaacgtaaacaccgcgcggtcgttgaaatgtttcaaaaaggggctttgcacaaaagttcacgcggtctatcgttttcgaaaggaacagccgcaccgtaggaaacgccgcaatgttatttcccataagcatGAAGTAAACAGGGGGTGAAAACCGCGGTTGTACCTTTCGGaaacgataggccgcgtgcacttttgtgcaaatccctcaatatctTGCaaggaaccgccaaactacccaaaattgagttcttttgacgcaatcctatatacccccattgggtagacgcatctctgtttgtttttgacaacatcggtgggggaaagagggaaaacaacctaattttgggtaactagtttattcgatatactcagctttgagtaaaatcgacccaaaaattaggtagtttgatttttcCGTGTGCAGGCAGGCAGCAGCTAGCGGTCGCTTCGTTTCGACAGTGGCGGCAGGCCTGTTGGCTTGTCGGTGGTTGAAGAAAAATCCGGTGGTTTGATTTCTTTAGCGATGTTCATTCCTCGACGTACAAAATAAAACTGATGCGCTTCGCGCTACATGGGTTACTTATATACCTACTAGAAAACTTTGCAGTGTGAGTGGGTGATTGGTACAACATAGGCTCCTTCCCTTTCAGTTGGAATGCAAAGatcaaacaaaaacaacaaaaaaatggATGGTCTAGAaatcgggagaagcttccagaaCTTTTCATTACTTTTCTTAATGCTAATTGGGGAAAGGTATTGGTAACAAACTATTTTACAAGACAAATAACAATGAAGGGGAAACATGGGTCAAATGGGACGGAGAATGAAGGGAAAGATGGTTCTTTGGGCATTAATATACAGAGTGGGttatacaaaacaaaaaattggtcaaaaaacaaaCAATACAGAAAATAAACGTTCGGAACCGAACACACTGAGTTATGAAATTGTCGCACCTGCAGCTGGCGATAATGGACGCACTGATGGTTCTACAGGAGCCATTGCGACTGTTTGCCTCGCGAGTGTACGACCACCGCTACTCATTGATAAACTACGACCACCGCCGAACACTTCTAAAAGAGTAGAAGCGTAGAAGGGAATAGAATATtccataatatggaaataataataataaatattatttATTCTACAAGTTATCAAGTATGTAGCTGCACCTGAAGCTGGCGAGTAAAAAGCTCCGTAAGGCTCTACGGGAGTCCGTGCGGCTGTTTGCCTCACGATTTGGTGATCATCGTCGGAATCTAATGAAAAATAGAACATTTTATATCCATTCTTACAGGGTTATGAAATAGTCGCACCTGTAGCTGGCGATAATGGACGCACTGCGGAAATCATTGCGGCTGTTTGCCTCACGGTAACGGTTTGGCGATCATCGTCGGACTCTAGTGAAAAATAGAACATTTTATATTCATTCTTACTGAGCTATGAAGTAGTCGAACCTATAGCTGGCGATAATGGACGCACTGTTGGTTCTACAGGAGTCATTGCGGCTGTTTGCCTCGCGTGTGTACGACCACCGCTACTCATTGATAAACTACGACCGCCGCCGAACACTTCTAAAAGAGTAGAAGCATAGAAAGGAATAGTATATTTTATATTTATTCTACTAAGTTATCAAGTAGCTGCACCTGAAGCTGGCGAGTAAAGAGCTACGTAAGGTTCTGCGGGAGTCATTACAGCTGTTTGCCTCACGGTTTGGCGATCATCGTCGGACTCTAATGAAAAATAGAACTTTTTATATTCAttcttaagccttcagtacacgctttgccaagtgtgcaaacttttccgcacgcatcaaccaacagcaaagcatacgcttgacatttccgatgttttgtcaatgttgaaactattatgcctctcaagaaaaatcagaatatggcgattatctgcctctggcttctgatataagcgcgacagtcactaatcataacagcgtcaccagatttaaaagtatataattccattatatggggtttgacaacaagaacactcattccactgagccactcttgccgttcgtcacaaatacattcaaaaacatctgtcactttgcgaaacccacgtgcttttgttttggcgggaacactttttcttgtgttttgccttgcgactgtcatgcggcggtatgccttgcgagcgtacgaccgccgcaggactctaataaaagataagcgcgacaatactgtTGGCCTGTTGTTggattatgcgtgcggaaaagtttgcacacttggcaaagggTGTACTTAAGGCTTTACTGATTTATGAAGTAGTCGCACCTGAAGCTGGCGATAATGGACGCACTCTTTGCCTCGCGGATGTTTGACTATTTCCCGGTAGCAACTTTTGATACCACTTGAGCTTCCCTGTATCTGGCGATAATGAACGCACATTTTGTTTTGGCTGTGTCTCTTCGGCCGTTTCTTTACGATCGCCTCCGGACTTCAATATTGCACTACCGTTGCCAGTTTCCAATGAAGTACTACCGTCGTCGATCGCCTCTAAAATATAAGAGAATAGCATATATCATATTTATTCTACTGAGTCACAAAGTAGCTGCACCTTTAGCTTGCAATAATGGATCCACGTTTAGTTTTGCGTGTGTCTTTGCGGCTGCTTTCCTCACGAGTTTACGACCGCTGCGGGATTTCCATGAAGTACGACGCACGTTCGGTTCTGCAGGTGTCGTTGCGGACTTTGTTAAAGTACGACTGTCGTCGTACACTACTATAAGATAGAGGAATAGAATATTTTATATCCATTCTAGTAAGATAAGAAGCAGCCAAACCTGTAGTTGATAGTAATGGACGCACGCCGAAACGAAAATGCAAGAGATCATTTCTTAAAAATCCGGCGTCGGCTTTCAATTCGTCAAATTCGATAAATTTAAATCCCCACATCGGTTTAGTGCCGTTGCCAAAATCAAATTTCTTACATATCGAGCTTTTACGTATCGATTTCTGTAGATTCATGTGCTCCAATTCGATAAAGAATCTACATTCAGTTCCTGCTCCCCTGATAAGTTGTATGTGAGTTGCAATCATGTTTTTGCTGTTCAGTTTCATGGTCATTCGCCATTCCCTGTTCTCGCCATCGCAAATTCCATACGATTTTAGAAACCTGTACCGTTTGAACTGTTCCAACTCTATATTGAAATACATGGTAAGATGTTTGCTGAAATAGTAATAAATTTAGTTTTCTGTACCAGTTGTGATAGTTTTACTTAGCTTACTAGTCGTATTCATCGGTGAAGTATGTCAACCGTTTGGTTAACTTTTCGTTGGCTTCTTTGAGTTGTACATACTGATAAATTGCCAGTTGCTTCTCGACTATTGAATTGAGCGGACGTATGCCAATTTTCATTACAAGGTCACCGCCGGGATTGCAGAATTCCTGCTCCGAGATTTTATGCATTATCAGCACGTTGAATGTATGACCTCCCGTATCCATATTGAATGTTTGACGTATTTCTTTAGTGTAATCCGGATGTGGAATAACTATCGTCAAGGCATGGCGAAATGTCGCTACCTGAGAGTCTGTGGCGCGCAGGCTAATTCGTATTAAGTCCGACTTATTCACAGTCAATTCCCACTCTACGTCACGGGCTGATTTTATCATAACATTGTGTTCGTCATTGTGTTTCGCCTTAAAAAATCCCGGATATATCTGTTGTGTACCAAAATGGAAACGACATCACAGCCCTGTAGCTCGCATGATAGATTCAATATCCATCATGACGATGCTACGGTGGGGCGCGTAAGTTTTATTGTTGTGCTCCCGTTGTTGTCCGTCAACAAAGCCCAACcagcgttaccagatctacggaaatttccgtagatctacggaattgcGCTTATTTTACGGAACTACGGATCCGTAGATTAAATTTACGGAAATCCCGGTTTTTATACGGAAACCTACGGAAAGCTACgggaaatctacggattttcaacctgaatctacggaataaaaattctgaagttctcccccccgctcatcaattttcatctacgGAAGCACTCGCGAAAAATTCTGACATCACTGAGCCCAACGGGATCGGGTGCAAATTAGCAGCAGCAGCGCGATGCTGCTCGCGCGCATCACTTTTAATATGTAATAAATGTAAATAGTTATCGTTTCAATAAAGTTTAATTGTTTTATGTCCGCGAGTGTTCACGATCTTTTGGTCACCAGAAAACCCAAACCTCAGGACATGAAAGTGGCGACGAGGTAGTGTTCGTGATTCGGTTGCCAAAGCCTGCCATCATCATGGCCGTATCACGGAAACTCACGCAGGGAGGAAAGTGAACGGAAATTTGCCCGATTTTTCCACACCATTATCACCCGGCAAGTGCGCTCCGGCAGAAGTCAGTGCATTCATTCATCCAGAAGAGTGCAATCCGGAAGATGGGCTTTCCTTCCCGAAGTACAGAGCAGCAATATCACTCCAGCGTTCGTGACATCATCCAGACAGCATTGCGGGATCAGTATCCATCAACCATGTCCCCGTTGTCCGGTTCGACCTGGAAAATTCTTCCATCCTATTCAGTCATCACCTTGGATGGAAGCAACTCAACTCAATGAACACAGgtaaaagaaggagaaacataACCACATTTCTCAACTGCCAGCATCATCAGTATGGATCACAATCAACCATCACACGCTGCAGCTTCGTCAGTTCTTGGAACACAAGGTCAGTTAGTACGAGGACTACGCTTCTTTCTCCGACGTTCATGAGTTCAAGAGCAACACTCAGTTCCACATTTCAAGCTCTTGTCAGTCGCACAGTGCGACACCAGCATTACGATCAAGCACGAATCGTCAATCCAGCAACAGTCTTCGAGCACGAACAGACGTCATCAATCGAAACATCTCATGTGATAGTCATTATTCATCAACCCACAAGATGATCCTGTCGGTTTCAACCATGGTTTCAACGGCATCAGTTGACAGCAGTTCTCCACCTGCTCCAGACAGACGACCATCGTTCATCCAGTCGCACGATAGTAAAAGACAGTGTCCTTGGGTTCCTCAACGTTCTTCCGTGGCCAGAAGGACGTACAGACGGTTCCACCAATTTAAGAGGGGAGATGTTGTGTACCAAAATGGAAACGACATCACAGCCCTGTAGCTCGCATGATAGATTCAATATCCATCATGACGATGCTACGGTGGGGCGCGTAAGTTTTATTGTTGTGCTCCCGTTGTTGTCCGTCAACAAAGCCCAACGGGATCGGGTGCAAATTAGCAGCAGCAGCGCGATGCTGCTCGCGCGCATCACTTTTAATATGTAATAAATGTAAATAGTTATCGTTTCAATAAAGTTTAATTGTTTTATGTCCGCGAGTGTTCACGATCTTTTGGTCACCAGAAAACCCAAACCTCAGGACATGAAAATATCACTTGTTCAAATTGATACGGAGGAATCAGGCGACTGAAATGGATGTTAAAGTAATTAACTCAATTGATTGTGTATAAGAACATTAATTTTTACACATGTTGAGTGCCATATTTTCTATTCTAGCTATTTATTAACCGAAAAAcgtctttaaacgtgattttatcggcatggtgtcttcggatgaaaattttctaaaaatagggcGCGTCCGATGGCGTTTCActttagttcgcaactttgccacaggtGGCGCtgcaaaatcaaacttttttatttgacacctactcacctactcacgatttcgagggcacaaatctcttcgtaaacaaaaccagcgcacctgatctttttattttaagcttattacaagtgagcaagaatagaataataaaattctttgttgtgtgaagcttgcttcttgagatttgtgcgtttgaagtttggatgcactgttaaagcgggatgttaagacgtttgtccttaaacgtcttgtaatttgcacagcacactcaccatcacccctattgttctataccatttggcgaatggtaaatgtcccttttacaataaaaaatggtagtcgttatgtatcttagaaaaaaaaattaaatttttccgCGAAAAACAA contains the following coding sequences:
- the LOC109417957 gene encoding uncharacterized protein LOC109417957 isoform X1; translated protein: MIKSARDVEWELTVNKSDLIRISLRATDSQVATFRHALTIVIPHPDYTKEIRQTFNMDTGGHTFNVLIMHKISEQEFCNPGGDLVMKIGIRPLNSIVEKQLAIYQYVQLKEANEKLTKRLTYFTDEYDYKHLTMYFNIELEQFKRYRFLKSYGICDGENREWRMTMKLNSKNMIATHIQLIRGAGTECRFFIELEHMNLQKSIRKSSICKKFDFGNGTKPMWGFKFIEFDELKADAGFLRNDLLHFRFGVRPLLSTTVVYDDSRTLTKSATTPAEPNVRRTSWKSRSGRKLVRKAAAKTHAKLNVDPLLQAKEAIDDGSTSLETGNGSAILKSGGDRKETAEETQPKQNVRSLSPDTGKLKWYQKLLPGNSQTSARQRVRPLSPASESDDDRQTVRQTAVMTPAEPYVALYSPASEVFGGGRSLSMSSGGRTHARQTAAMTPVEPTVRPLSPAIESDDDRQTVTVRQTAAMISAVRPLSPATDSDDDHQIVRQTAARTPVEPYGAFYSPASGAATYLITCRINNIYYYYFHIMEYSIPFYASTLLEVFGGGRSLSMSSGGRTLARQTVAMAPVEPSVRPLSPAAESYGDRQTVRQTAATTPAEPYVAFYSPASEVFGGGRSLSMSSVGRTHARQTAASTAVEPTVRPFSPATESNGDRQTVRQTAAKTHAEPNEGTSNPAKEKHVSFVE
- the LOC109417957 gene encoding uncharacterized protein LOC109417957 isoform X2, which encodes MIKSARDVEWELTVNKSDLIRISLRATDSQVATFRHALTIVIPHPDYTKEIRQTFNMDTGGHTFNVLIMHKISEQEFCNPGGDLVMKIGIRPLNSIVEKQLAIYQYVQLKEANEKLTKRLTYFTDEYDYKHLTMYFNIELEQFKRYRFLKSYGICDGENREWRMTMKLNSKNMIATHIQLIRGAGTECRFFIELEHMNLQKSIRKSSICKKFDFGNGTKPMWGFKFIEFDELKADAGFLRNDLLHFRFGVRPLLSTTVVYDDSRTLTKSATTPAEPNVRRTSWKSRSGRKLVRKAAAKTHAKLNVDPLLQAKEAIDDGSTSLETGNGSAILKSGGDRKETAEETQPKQNVRSLSPDTGKLKWYQKLLPGNSQTSARQRVRPLSPASESDDDRQTVRQTAVMTPAEPYVALYSPASEVFGGGRSLSMSSGGRTHARQTAAMTPVEPTVRPLSPAIESDDDRQTVTVRQTAAMISAVRPLSPATDSDDDHQIVRQTAARTPVEPYGAFYSPASEVFGGGRSLSMSSGGRTLARQTVAMAPVEPSVRPLSPAAESYGDRQTVRQTAATTPAEPYVAFYSPASEVFGGGRSLSMSSVGRTHARQTAASTAVEPTVRPFSPATESNGDRQTVRQTAAKTHAEPNEGTSNPAKEKHVSFVE